GTATGTTCTGAATTATAGACGGGAACAACCACAGAATATAAACTCATGTTCTGTCTCCTTTGTTTCTTTTTTGTGACTCGCGGTACTTAAAAGTAACCCTCTTTATCATAGCATTATAAAAAGTTCATTTCAACTGATATCTGGGATATTGGTTGAAGCCTTGATGGAATCGTGATATAATCAATTAGTTTAATACCGGGGTCAAAAGATCATGAAAAATACCTTTTGACCCAATATTTTAGTTTCACGAAATGAAAAATCGGGAGAAATCATGGGAAAAACAAAGGATTACGTACAGCTGCACCTGAATATTCTGCTGTTTTCTTTGACGGGGATTTTTTCGAAGCTGGCTTCTATCCAGTATAATAAGGAAGGACTTACCTCCGTCTGGCTCTATGTGTTTCTGTTTTTAATGATCGCCGACTGTGGGATCTATGCCATAGCCTGGCAGAAAGTGATAAAAAAGTTTACGCTGTCGACGGCTTACGCGAATAAAAGCGTGTATCTGATCTGGTCACAGGTCTGGGCAGTTCTGATATTCAGAGAGAACCTGACGGTGAACAACATAATCGGTATGCTGATCGTATTTATCGGAGTGATGGTGGTGCAGAGATATGAATAGAATGTATATGCTGCTGATGTTTGCGGGAACATTTTTTACGGCTTTCTCGCAGATACTGCTGAAATTAAGTGCCGGGAAAACTTACCGGCATCCAATATATGAGTACCTGAACTGGCGGGTTATGCTGGCTTACGGCCTGTTTTTTGGCGTACTGCTGCTCAATACCTATGCTTATACAAGGGTGGACATGAAGTACGGAGCCGTGATCGACTCCTTTGCTTATGTGTTCGTACTGCTGATGTCCTGGCTGATTCTGAAGGAAAAGATCACGAAGGGGAAACTGATCGGAAACATGATCATTATAGCAGGAATCATTATTTATACGATTTAGTCGGAACAAACCGGAGGATACTTATGATAGAATTTAACAGGGCCCCTTATGTGGGGACCGAGACACAATATATGCAAAAAGCGATCGAAAACGGAAAACTCTGCGGGGACGGACCGTTTACCAGAGAATGTTCAGACTGGATGAAGAGACATTATCATACGAAAGAAGTGCTGCTCACCACCTCGTGCACCCACGCACTGGAGATGGCAGCGTACCTGGCGGACATCCAGCCGGGGGATGAGGTGATCATGCCGTCCTATACGTTCGTATCGACGGCCGATGCGTTCGTGCTCCGGGGAGCCAGGATCGTGTTCGTTGATATCCGGCCGGACACCATGAATCTTGATGAAAATAAGATCGAAGATGCGGTCACGGAGAAGACGAAGGCTATCGTGCCGGTACACTATGCCGGTGTGGCATGCGCAATGGATGAAATCCTGGAGATTGCCGGGACGTATCATCTGAAGGTGATCGAGGATGCGGCGCAGGGAGTTCATGCCGCCTATAAAGGGCGCGCCCTCGGTACGATCGGCGATTTCGGCTGCTACAGCTTTCATGAGACGAAAAATTATACGATGGGAGAAGGCGGCGCCCTGCTGTTTCAGGATGAAACGTATCTTGAGAAAGCGGAGATCCTGAGAGAGAAGGGGACAAACCGCAGCAAATTCTTCCGCGGACAGATAGACAAGTACACCTGGGTGGATTACGGGTCTTCTTACCTGCCAAGCGATATGAATGCTGCCTATCTGTACGCACAACTGGAGGCCGCGGATAGCATTAATGAAAAAAGGCACGCGATCTATGACTTTTACCATGCAAACCTGAAAGAACTGGAGGATGCAGGATATATTGAACGGCCGTTTGTCCCCGACTATGCCGAACACAATGCCCATATGTATTATCTGAAGGTTCAGGATGAGACTGTCCGCCGGGCATTGATTCAAAACCTCAAAGAGCAGGGGATATTAAGCGTGTTCCACTATGTACCGCTTCACACCTCTCCGGCAGGGCGGAAATATGGACGCTTCTGCGGCGAGGATATCCATACGACGAGGGAAAGCGAACGGCTGATGCGGCTGCCTATGTTTTATAACCTGTCCATGGATGAAGCGGCAGTGGTCGTGGAAGCAATCAGAAATTTTTTCAAGTAAACGGATAAAGGAGTACACGGCATGGGCCAGTGGGTGAATTATTTAAAGAAAATACGGCCTTATAACATACAAAAAGGTATCCGATACCTGAAGCACTATGGCGTGAAAGAGTTCATGGTGCGTCTCTCAGAACGGATGGAGCCGGATGAAGTTCCGTACGGTCCTTGGTTCGAAAAGCACAGGATCGATCCCGGGGAACTGAAAAAACAAAGAGAGGACAGATGGAATAAAGAGAAACCTCTGATCAGTGTTGTGGTGCCGGCTTACCGGACTCCGAAACTCTTTCTGGAACAGATGATCGATTCTGTCAGGGAACAGTCCTATGATAACTGGGAACTGTGCATCGCAAACGGGAGTCCCGGGGAAGAGGAAATGGGACAGGTGCTGCGGCAGTATCAGGCACTTGATAAGAGAATCCGGGTATGCAGTCTTGAGAAGAATCTCGGAATTGCCGAGAATACGAATGCGGCATTTGCCATGGCGTCGGGGGACTTTGTCGGTCTGCTGGACCACGATGATCTGCTTGCACCGGATGCACTGTATGAGGTTGCGAAGGCGGTCACAGAGTTTGAGGATACGGATGTGGTGTATACGGATGAAGACAAGGTGACGACGGATCTGACAGAACATTTTCAGCCTCACTTCAAACCGGATTTCAGCATCGACCTGCTGCGCTCCAATAACTATATCACGCATTTTTTTGTGGTGAGAAGGACGATCGTGGAAGAAGCAGGGGGATTTCGAAAAGAATATGACGGTGCGCAGGATTATGATTTTATTTTCCGGTGCACGGAGACAGCGCGCAGGATCTGCCACGTGCCGAAGGTGCTCTATCACTGGAGAACACACAGGGCCTCGACGGCGGACAACCCCGCAAGCAAACTGTATGCATTTGAGGCGGGGAAGCGTGCAATCGAGGGAAACCTGAAACGCTGCGGGGCAGACGCCACGGTAACGCACACGAAGGATTTCGGATTTTACCGCGTCACGTATGCGGTAAAGGAACAGCCGCTGGTATCTGTCATCATTCCAAACAAAGATCATGCGGACGTATTGAAAAAATGTCTGGATTCTGTAAGAAAAAAAACGTCATATACGAATTATGAAATCATAATTGCAGAGAATAACAGTGTGGAGCAGGAGACATTTTCCTATTATCGTGAACTGGAACAGGAACGGGATGTAAAAATTGTTGCCTGGCAGGGAGAATTTAATTATTCTGCGATCAACAATTTTGCAGTCAGGGCTTCTTCCGGTGATTACCTGCTGTTCCTCAACAATGACGTCGAGGTGATCTCAGACTGCTGGATGGAGGAACTGCTCGGGAACTGCCAGAGAGAAGAAGTTGGCATCGCGGGTGCGAAGCTTTACTATCCGGATGACACCATTCAGCATGCCGGGACAGTCATTGGGATCGGCGGCATTGCGGGTCATGCGTTTTTGAATATGCCGCGTTCCCGTACCGGTTATATGCATAAGGCTTCGATACAGCTCAACGTGAGCGCCGTGACGGCTGCCTGTATGATGATGAAGAGAAGTGTGTTTGAGCAGCTCGGAGGATTTGAGGAGAGGCTGACGGTAGCATTCAATGACGTGGACCTGTGTCTTCGGACCGTCAAAGCCGGATATCTAATCGTCTATGATCCGTGGGCGGAGCTTTACCATTACGAGTCGAAATCCCGGGGAGCCGAGGACAGCGAGGAAAAAGTAAGACGTTTCCAGACGGAAATCGAGTTTATGAGAAACCGCTGGATCGGACTTTTAAAGGACGGGGATCCTTACTATAACAGAAACCTGACGCTGTCCAAGTGGAATTATTCACTGCGGGCATGAGCGGCCGGGCAAAAATACAGGAGGGTGGCATGCAGGAAGTCTCTGTAGTGATACCGAATTTTAACGGGATTTCGTTTATCGAGGCCTGTCTTTTAAGTCTGAGACGGCAGACATATCCCGGGTTCGAAACGATCGTGGTCGACAACGGGTCGACAGATGGCAGCCGTGAACTGGTGGAAGAGAGATTCCCGGAGGTCAGACTGGTTGCGCTTCCGGAAAACCTTGGCTTTTGCCGTGCCGTAAACGAAGGGATTCTGGCTTCTGATTCGCCGTACGTGATCCTGCTGAATAATGATACCGAGGCGGAACCGGATTTTGTAAGAGAGC
The Ruminococcus gauvreauii genome window above contains:
- a CDS encoding EamA family transporter; this translates as MGKTKDYVQLHLNILLFSLTGIFSKLASIQYNKEGLTSVWLYVFLFLMIADCGIYAIAWQKVIKKFTLSTAYANKSVYLIWSQVWAVLIFRENLTVNNIIGMLIVFIGVMVVQRYE
- a CDS encoding EamA family transporter, translated to MNRMYMLLMFAGTFFTAFSQILLKLSAGKTYRHPIYEYLNWRVMLAYGLFFGVLLLNTYAYTRVDMKYGAVIDSFAYVFVLLMSWLILKEKITKGKLIGNMIIIAGIIIYTI
- the rffA gene encoding dTDP-4-amino-4,6-dideoxygalactose transaminase, translating into MIEFNRAPYVGTETQYMQKAIENGKLCGDGPFTRECSDWMKRHYHTKEVLLTTSCTHALEMAAYLADIQPGDEVIMPSYTFVSTADAFVLRGARIVFVDIRPDTMNLDENKIEDAVTEKTKAIVPVHYAGVACAMDEILEIAGTYHLKVIEDAAQGVHAAYKGRALGTIGDFGCYSFHETKNYTMGEGGALLFQDETYLEKAEILREKGTNRSKFFRGQIDKYTWVDYGSSYLPSDMNAAYLYAQLEAADSINEKRHAIYDFYHANLKELEDAGYIERPFVPDYAEHNAHMYYLKVQDETVRRALIQNLKEQGILSVFHYVPLHTSPAGRKYGRFCGEDIHTTRESERLMRLPMFYNLSMDEAAVVVEAIRNFFK
- a CDS encoding glycosyltransferase family 2 protein, which codes for MGQWVNYLKKIRPYNIQKGIRYLKHYGVKEFMVRLSERMEPDEVPYGPWFEKHRIDPGELKKQREDRWNKEKPLISVVVPAYRTPKLFLEQMIDSVREQSYDNWELCIANGSPGEEEMGQVLRQYQALDKRIRVCSLEKNLGIAENTNAAFAMASGDFVGLLDHDDLLAPDALYEVAKAVTEFEDTDVVYTDEDKVTTDLTEHFQPHFKPDFSIDLLRSNNYITHFFVVRRTIVEEAGGFRKEYDGAQDYDFIFRCTETARRICHVPKVLYHWRTHRASTADNPASKLYAFEAGKRAIEGNLKRCGADATVTHTKDFGFYRVTYAVKEQPLVSVIIPNKDHADVLKKCLDSVRKKTSYTNYEIIIAENNSVEQETFSYYRELEQERDVKIVAWQGEFNYSAINNFAVRASSGDYLLFLNNDVEVISDCWMEELLGNCQREEVGIAGAKLYYPDDTIQHAGTVIGIGGIAGHAFLNMPRSRTGYMHKASIQLNVSAVTAACMMMKRSVFEQLGGFEERLTVAFNDVDLCLRTVKAGYLIVYDPWAELYHYESKSRGAEDSEEKVRRFQTEIEFMRNRWIGLLKDGDPYYNRNLTLSKWNYSLRA